A section of the Verrucomicrobium sp. GAS474 genome encodes:
- a CDS encoding MotA/TolQ/ExbB proton channel family protein, with translation MSDPADTPTLSALLPARETFGDLWLHAGPTAWISLLLLAGTTALAVECLLRFRSRSIVPEEEWNHLRALLAAGCHEEALAYCRPRSSFLCAVAETVIEMEVSPRPSDPAAKAERLEEACRRQSSLACRPLLLFSLIGVLAPLIGLTGSVVGIMRAFAGFAGAGEESSLVPLAGSIGPVLTSTACGLLAAIPAFVAYYVFRARADRVLMTAEGAAFDLFPALPRTYRAQSLRRRYDEDREFGLQIAPLIDLLFVLLLFFMVIAAGRGAESELSLRLAGPASASAKAKLAENAAAVRIEIDATGQVFLNRMPIDAATDPALPALRKRLGEIFGKNSDAPVVLIPNAKAKQNRVIDVLQACESAGARHIAFGVPVQ, from the coding sequence GTGAGCGATCCTGCCGACACCCCGACTCTCAGCGCCCTCCTCCCCGCGCGGGAAACCTTCGGGGACCTCTGGCTTCACGCGGGGCCGACGGCGTGGATCTCCCTTCTCCTCCTCGCCGGGACGACGGCGCTGGCCGTCGAGTGCCTCCTCCGCTTCCGTTCCCGCAGCATCGTCCCGGAGGAGGAATGGAACCATCTGCGCGCCCTCCTGGCGGCCGGCTGCCACGAGGAGGCCCTCGCCTATTGCCGCCCCCGCAGCTCCTTCCTCTGCGCCGTCGCCGAGACGGTGATCGAGATGGAGGTCTCCCCCCGTCCCTCCGATCCCGCCGCGAAGGCGGAGCGGCTCGAGGAGGCGTGCCGCCGCCAGTCGTCCCTGGCCTGCCGCCCCCTCCTCCTCTTCTCCCTCATCGGCGTCCTCGCCCCCCTCATCGGCCTCACCGGCTCCGTCGTCGGGATCATGCGCGCCTTCGCGGGCTTCGCCGGGGCGGGCGAGGAATCGTCCCTCGTCCCGCTCGCCGGATCGATCGGCCCCGTCCTCACCTCGACGGCCTGCGGCCTCCTCGCCGCGATTCCCGCCTTCGTCGCCTACTACGTCTTCCGCGCGCGGGCCGACCGGGTGCTGATGACGGCGGAGGGCGCCGCCTTCGACCTCTTCCCCGCGCTCCCCCGCACCTACCGCGCCCAATCGCTGCGCCGCCGCTACGACGAGGACCGCGAGTTCGGCCTGCAGATCGCCCCCCTCATCGACCTCCTCTTTGTTCTCCTCCTCTTCTTCATGGTGATCGCGGCGGGCCGCGGCGCCGAATCGGAGCTCTCCCTCCGCCTCGCCGGGCCGGCCTCCGCGAGCGCGAAGGCGAAGCTCGCCGAGAACGCCGCGGCGGTCCGCATCGAGATCGACGCGACGGGACAGGTCTTCCTCAACCGCATGCCGATCGACGCGGCGACCGATCCCGCGCTCCCCGCGTTGAGAAAAAGATTGGGCGAAATTTTCGGCAAGAATTCGGACGCGCCGGTCGTCCTGATCCCGAACGCAAAAGCCAAGCAAAATCGTGTCATCGATGTCCTCCAAGCCTGTGAATCCGCGGGTGCGCGGCATATTGCCTTTGGCGTACCGGTTCAGTAG
- the gyrB gene encoding DNA topoisomerase (ATP-hydrolyzing) subunit B, whose product MAEPVLTTPSDVYDASKITKLEGLEAVRKRPGMYIGHTDERGLHHCVFEVIDNSIDEHLAGFCKKIEVTVHVDGSITIRDDGRGIPVDIKPEFKMPAVELVLTNLHAGGKFGQGAYKYSGGLHGVGAKCVNALSEWFECEISRDGKVYLITFAQGKTVKKLEVIGKSKTTGTQITFKPDAEIFTITLEFKFELLANRLRELAFLNPGLEIILGDERAAAIPGSHGEGEIAPEGAGRFERFLFKNGIEEFVKEFAKNRQPIHPKPIVVAKERDEIILDCVLQYNDGFTDQILCYTNGIPNPDGGTHLSGFRTALTRSINQYAKSNGLIKDKDPAITGDDVREGLVCVLSLKHPHPSFESQTKVKLVNTEVEGVVASCIYEALMSFFDANPAVAKKVVEKGLTASRAREAARKAREVVRKSALTGGGLPGKLADCSSRNPEDSEVFIVEGDSAGGSAKQGRNRQYQAILPIKGKIINVEKARLDKVLQNDEIRTLITAIGTGIGNGDGEGAFQIERLKYHKIIIMTDADVDGSHIRTLLLTFFFRQMPELVRKGFIYIAQPPLYQVTRKKKEQYVDNDQELNRMLIGLGAGEVKIVDLKANKEFSEKHLTEVLDLLESLDKFKKAIERHGGDFNAYIEAGTHTGSHVDLPKHLVKIRAGNEESVLYFHGEGDLARFAEENADLQIFGAPAPVVPAEGEEAAAAKPEKAEKSDKPRRRFIHVELHESKAVAEILHRLSLKGLDIEHYSAQDQPLYELLEGSGENQRRKALFSIADILDSIKEVGRNGLEIKRFKGLGEMNPKQLFETTMDPLKRRLLKVDITDAIEAEDIFTKLMGDEVEPRRRFIEDNALNVRNLDV is encoded by the coding sequence ATGGCCGAACCTGTTCTCACCACTCCCAGCGACGTCTACGATGCGTCGAAAATCACCAAACTCGAAGGTCTGGAGGCCGTCCGGAAGCGGCCCGGGATGTACATCGGCCACACCGACGAACGGGGCCTCCACCACTGCGTCTTCGAGGTCATCGACAACTCGATCGACGAGCACCTCGCCGGGTTCTGCAAGAAGATCGAGGTGACCGTCCACGTCGACGGCTCGATCACGATCCGCGACGACGGGCGCGGCATCCCGGTCGACATCAAGCCCGAGTTCAAGATGCCCGCCGTCGAGCTCGTGCTGACGAACCTCCACGCGGGCGGCAAGTTCGGCCAGGGCGCGTACAAGTATTCGGGCGGCCTCCACGGCGTCGGCGCGAAGTGCGTCAACGCCCTCTCCGAGTGGTTCGAGTGCGAGATCTCGCGCGACGGGAAGGTCTACCTCATCACCTTCGCCCAGGGCAAGACGGTGAAGAAGCTCGAGGTCATCGGCAAGTCGAAGACCACCGGCACCCAGATCACCTTCAAGCCCGACGCCGAGATCTTCACGATCACCCTCGAATTCAAGTTCGAGCTGCTGGCGAACCGCCTCCGCGAGCTCGCCTTCCTCAACCCCGGCCTCGAGATCATCCTCGGCGACGAGCGGGCCGCCGCCATCCCCGGCTCCCACGGCGAGGGCGAAATCGCCCCCGAGGGCGCGGGCCGCTTCGAGCGGTTCCTCTTCAAGAACGGCATCGAGGAATTCGTCAAGGAGTTCGCCAAGAACCGCCAGCCGATCCACCCGAAGCCGATCGTCGTCGCCAAGGAGCGGGACGAGATCATCCTCGACTGCGTCCTTCAATACAACGACGGCTTCACCGACCAGATCCTCTGCTACACGAACGGGATCCCGAACCCCGACGGCGGCACCCACCTCTCCGGCTTCCGCACCGCGCTGACCCGTTCGATCAACCAGTACGCAAAGTCGAACGGCCTCATCAAGGACAAGGATCCCGCCATCACCGGCGACGACGTCCGCGAGGGCCTCGTCTGCGTCCTCTCGCTGAAGCATCCCCACCCGAGCTTCGAGTCCCAGACGAAGGTGAAGCTCGTCAACACCGAGGTCGAGGGCGTCGTCGCCTCGTGCATCTACGAGGCCCTCATGTCGTTCTTCGACGCCAACCCGGCCGTCGCGAAGAAAGTCGTCGAGAAGGGCCTCACCGCCTCCCGCGCCCGCGAGGCCGCGCGCAAGGCCCGCGAGGTCGTCCGCAAGTCGGCCCTCACCGGCGGCGGCCTCCCCGGCAAGCTGGCCGACTGCTCCAGCCGCAACCCGGAAGACTCCGAAGTCTTCATCGTCGAGGGCGATTCCGCAGGCGGCTCCGCGAAGCAGGGCCGCAACCGGCAATACCAGGCGATCCTCCCGATCAAGGGCAAGATCATCAACGTCGAGAAGGCCCGCCTCGACAAGGTCCTCCAGAACGACGAAATCCGGACGCTGATCACCGCGATCGGCACCGGCATCGGCAACGGCGACGGCGAGGGCGCGTTCCAGATCGAGCGGCTGAAATACCACAAGATCATCATCATGACCGACGCGGACGTCGACGGCTCGCACATCCGCACGCTGCTGCTGACGTTCTTCTTCCGCCAGATGCCGGAGCTCGTCCGCAAGGGCTTCATCTACATCGCCCAGCCGCCCCTCTACCAGGTCACCCGCAAGAAGAAGGAACAGTACGTCGACAACGACCAGGAACTGAACCGGATGCTCATCGGCCTCGGCGCCGGCGAGGTGAAGATCGTCGACCTCAAGGCGAATAAGGAATTCAGCGAGAAGCACCTCACCGAGGTACTCGACCTCCTCGAGTCGCTCGACAAGTTCAAGAAGGCGATCGAGCGCCACGGCGGCGACTTCAACGCCTACATCGAGGCCGGCACCCACACCGGGAGCCACGTCGATCTCCCGAAGCACCTGGTAAAGATCCGGGCGGGGAACGAGGAATCGGTCCTCTACTTCCACGGCGAGGGCGACCTCGCCCGCTTCGCCGAGGAGAACGCCGACCTCCAGATCTTCGGCGCGCCCGCCCCCGTCGTCCCCGCCGAGGGCGAGGAGGCCGCCGCCGCCAAGCCGGAAAAGGCCGAGAAATCGGACAAGCCCCGCCGCCGCTTCATCCACGTCGAGCTGCACGAGAGCAAGGCCGTCGCCGAGATCCTCCACCGCCTCTCGCTGAAGGGCCTCGACATCGAGCACTACTCCGCGCAGGACCAGCCCCTCTACGAGCTCCTCGAAGGCAGCGGCGAGAACCAGCGCCGCAAGGCCCTCTTCTCGATCGCCGACATCCTCGACTCGATCAAGGAAGTCGGCCGGAACGGCCTTGAGATCAAGCGATTCAAGGGTCTCGGGGAAATGAACCCGAAGCAGCTCTTCGAGACGACGATGGACCCGCTCAAGCGCCGTCTCCTCAAGGTCGACATCACCGACGCCATCGAGGCCGAGGACATCTTCACCAAGCTGATGGGGGACGAGGTCGAACCGCGTCGCCGGTTCATCGAAGATAACGCCCTCAACGTGCGGAACCTCGACGTCTAA
- a CDS encoding response regulator transcription factor, whose protein sequence is MSSPSAKKILVVDDEADVLDLVCMNLRAAGYAVSAAENGAIALQKAKAEKPDLIVLDLMLPEMSGLEVCKALKKEDTTAAIPIIMVTAKTEEVDRIVGLELGADDYVAKPFSPRELVLRVKSVLRRGQEKPPEEEPLTLGDLFLDRSRHEVTVKGKAIELTATEFKLLAVLMERRGRVQGRERLLNDVWGYESVIDTRTVDTHVRRLREKLGRAASYIETIRGVGYRILGESAS, encoded by the coding sequence ATGAGTAGCCCGAGTGCTAAAAAAATCTTGGTAGTCGATGACGAAGCCGATGTTCTCGATCTGGTTTGCATGAACCTGCGGGCCGCCGGATACGCCGTTTCCGCCGCCGAGAACGGCGCGATCGCCCTCCAGAAGGCCAAGGCGGAGAAGCCCGACCTCATCGTCCTCGACCTCATGCTGCCCGAGATGAGCGGCCTCGAGGTCTGCAAGGCGCTGAAGAAGGAAGACACCACCGCCGCCATCCCGATCATCATGGTCACGGCGAAGACCGAGGAGGTCGACCGCATCGTCGGCCTCGAGCTCGGCGCCGACGACTACGTCGCGAAGCCTTTCAGCCCCCGCGAGCTCGTCCTCCGGGTGAAGTCGGTCCTCCGCCGCGGCCAGGAGAAGCCCCCCGAGGAGGAGCCCCTCACCCTCGGCGACCTCTTCCTCGACCGCTCCCGTCACGAGGTGACGGTGAAGGGGAAGGCCATCGAGCTGACGGCGACCGAATTCAAGCTCCTCGCCGTCCTCATGGAACGGCGGGGCCGCGTCCAGGGCCGGGAACGGCTCCTGAACGACGTCTGGGGTTACGAGAGCGTGATCGACACCCGCACCGTCGACACCCATGTCCGCCGCCTCCGGGAGAAGCTCGGCCGCGCCGCCTCCTACATCGAGACGATCCGGGGCGTCGGCTACCGCATCCTCGGCGAGAGCGCCTCCTAG
- a CDS encoding ATP-binding protein, giving the protein MDAASFLGYLLFTLCVGGVVWFGVHRRWIVPARRLEATLVALAEGRKPGSLRHGHSSSVPQSFLRIANALEQLTDRYRHIAEQGAQEEKNLRAILLGMVEGVLVIDAHHRIREANAAFCRQFGVRGNPAGRSVLEVIRVAEVHTLVGETLQTGEPREREIVFHSAGPEEPPRFFDISAVPVDRGEGREVVAIFHDISRLKQLEEVRREFVANVSHELRTPLSIFRGYLETLMDHPDLPRSEVDRVLATLMRHSTRLNALVDDLLTLARLESRRLALDPVSLRIGPFLQNVVDDFQEKLADKKMTAAIVLPANAGPGEVPAIEFDPSRLEQVFFNLLDNAIKYSGEGSAITLRVVVEPERECLRIEVADRGPGIPPADLPHIFERFYRVDKARSRDMGGTGLGLSIVKHIVQMHAGEVWAESKYGEGTTIVLRLPLSRGEEG; this is encoded by the coding sequence ATGGACGCCGCCTCCTTCCTCGGTTATCTCCTTTTCACCCTCTGCGTCGGCGGGGTCGTCTGGTTCGGCGTCCACCGGCGCTGGATCGTCCCGGCCCGCCGCCTGGAGGCGACCCTCGTCGCCCTCGCCGAGGGGCGGAAGCCGGGGTCGCTCCGCCACGGCCATTCGTCTTCGGTGCCCCAGTCGTTCCTCCGGATCGCCAACGCGCTGGAGCAGCTGACCGACCGCTACCGCCACATCGCGGAGCAGGGGGCGCAGGAGGAGAAGAACCTCCGGGCGATCCTCCTCGGCATGGTCGAGGGGGTCCTTGTCATCGACGCCCACCACCGGATCCGCGAGGCGAACGCCGCCTTCTGCCGCCAGTTCGGCGTCCGGGGGAATCCCGCCGGGCGGAGCGTCCTCGAGGTGATCCGCGTCGCCGAGGTCCACACGCTGGTCGGGGAGACCCTCCAGACCGGCGAGCCCCGGGAACGGGAAATCGTCTTCCACTCCGCCGGGCCGGAGGAGCCGCCCCGGTTCTTCGACATCAGCGCCGTCCCCGTCGACCGGGGCGAGGGGCGCGAGGTCGTCGCCATCTTCCACGACATCTCCCGGCTGAAGCAGCTGGAGGAGGTCCGCCGGGAATTCGTAGCGAACGTCTCCCATGAGCTCCGCACCCCGCTCTCGATCTTCCGCGGGTACCTGGAGACCCTGATGGATCATCCCGACCTCCCGCGCAGCGAGGTCGACCGGGTCCTCGCCACGCTGATGCGCCACTCGACGCGGCTCAACGCCCTCGTCGACGACCTCCTGACCCTCGCCCGGCTCGAGTCGCGCCGCCTCGCCCTCGATCCCGTCTCCCTCCGCATCGGGCCGTTCCTCCAGAACGTCGTCGACGACTTCCAGGAGAAACTCGCCGACAAGAAGATGACCGCCGCGATCGTCCTCCCGGCGAACGCCGGTCCCGGCGAGGTGCCCGCCATCGAGTTCGATCCCTCCCGGCTGGAGCAGGTCTTCTTCAACCTCCTCGACAATGCGATCAAGTATTCGGGCGAGGGGAGCGCCATCACCCTCCGCGTCGTCGTCGAGCCGGAGCGGGAATGCCTCCGCATCGAGGTCGCCGACCGGGGGCCGGGCATCCCGCCCGCCGACCTGCCCCACATCTTCGAGCGTTTCTACCGCGTCGACAAGGCCCGCAGCCGCGACATGGGCGGGACGGGGTTGGGTCTTTCCATCGTGAAGCATATCGTGCAGATGCACGCGGGAGAGGTCTGGGCGGAGAGCAAGTATGGGGAGGGGACGACGATCGTGCTGCGGCTGCCGTTGTCGAGGGGGGAGGAGGGGTAG
- a CDS encoding HD domain-containing protein produces the protein MPSPVFSSPRLVRQIAFLAEIDKLKEILRQSVVTTRDGTIGRRENSAEHSWHLAMLAVVLAEHSPVPLDLGKIVKMVLVHDIIEIDAGDTFIYDTAGNASKAERELAAAARLFPLLPADQAAELRAWWDEFEAGESAESKAAQALDRMAALLQNLHTEGITWREHGVTKAQVLERNAKIGKAFPGLWEEIVRQIDWAEAQGWLA, from the coding sequence ATGCCCTCACCCGTTTTCTCCTCCCCCCGCCTCGTCCGCCAGATCGCCTTCCTCGCCGAGATCGACAAGCTGAAGGAGATCCTCCGGCAGAGCGTCGTCACGACGCGGGACGGCACGATCGGGCGGCGGGAGAACTCGGCCGAGCACTCGTGGCATCTCGCGATGCTCGCCGTGGTGCTGGCGGAGCATTCCCCCGTCCCGCTCGATCTCGGGAAGATCGTCAAAATGGTCCTCGTCCACGACATCATCGAGATCGACGCCGGGGACACCTTCATCTACGACACGGCGGGGAACGCCTCGAAGGCCGAGCGGGAACTCGCCGCCGCCGCCCGCCTCTTCCCCCTCCTCCCCGCCGACCAGGCCGCCGAGCTGCGGGCGTGGTGGGACGAGTTCGAGGCCGGAGAGAGCGCCGAGTCGAAAGCCGCCCAGGCCCTCGACCGGATGGCGGCCCTCCTCCAGAACCTCCACACCGAGGGAATCACCTGGCGGGAGCACGGCGTGACGAAGGCGCAGGTGCTGGAACGCAACGCCAAGATCGGCAAGGCATTCCCGGGGCTGTGGGAGGAAATCGTGCGCCAGATCGATTGGGCGGAGGCGCAGGGATGGCTGGCGTGA
- a CDS encoding type II toxin-antitoxin system Phd/YefM family antitoxin, with amino-acid sequence METMYSVTEAQAKLPQLLRDLAAHDAPVALTRHDRAVAYLVSKDQLEALYETIEILGNPAAMKAIRDHEAGKGKWYPLSVLDELD; translated from the coding sequence ATGGAAACTATGTATTCCGTCACCGAGGCCCAGGCGAAGCTCCCGCAGCTTCTCCGCGACCTCGCCGCGCACGACGCCCCCGTCGCCCTCACCCGGCATGATCGCGCCGTGGCCTATCTTGTCTCCAAGGACCAGCTCGAGGCGCTCTACGAGACCATCGAGATCCTCGGCAATCCCGCCGCGATGAAGGCGATCCGGGATCATGAGGCGGGCAAGGGCAAGTGGTATCCCCTCTCGGTCCTCGATGAGCTCGATTGA
- the thiD gene encoding bifunctional hydroxymethylpyrimidine kinase/phosphomethylpyrimidine kinase has product MPAPVALTIAGSDNSGGAGLQADLKTFAAFGLFGTTAVTCVVAEHPGRVSRIDALPPASVAEQIALTAEAYPVAAVKTGMLYSTEIIETVAATLAAKLARVPLVIDPVMVASSGAVLLKPEAIKTLRTRLLPHAALVTPNRDEAELLLGGGKKITDPESLREAARELALRFGVPFLVKGGHLRGEEAIDILHDGTEERHYLAPMLAGVNPHGTGCTFSAAVAAGLARGVALPEAVAAGKRFISRAIGGRFLYGQDGAGKPYQLLNHFVSSAE; this is encoded by the coding sequence TTGCCCGCCCCCGTCGCCCTCACCATCGCCGGATCGGACAACAGCGGAGGCGCGGGCCTCCAGGCCGATCTCAAGACGTTCGCCGCCTTCGGCCTCTTCGGGACGACGGCGGTGACCTGCGTCGTCGCCGAGCATCCGGGCCGCGTCTCGCGGATCGACGCGCTGCCGCCCGCCTCGGTCGCGGAGCAGATCGCGCTGACGGCAGAGGCCTATCCCGTCGCGGCGGTGAAGACGGGGATGCTCTACTCGACGGAGATCATCGAGACGGTCGCCGCGACGCTCGCCGCCAAGCTCGCCCGCGTCCCCCTCGTGATCGATCCGGTGATGGTCGCCAGCAGCGGGGCCGTGCTGCTGAAGCCCGAGGCGATCAAGACCTTGAGGACGCGCCTCCTCCCCCACGCCGCGCTGGTGACGCCGAACCGGGACGAGGCGGAACTCCTCCTCGGAGGGGGAAAAAAGATCACCGATCCCGAATCGCTTCGCGAAGCGGCGCGGGAACTGGCGCTCCGCTTCGGCGTCCCCTTCCTCGTGAAGGGGGGTCACCTGCGCGGCGAGGAGGCGATCGATATCCTCCATGACGGCACGGAGGAACGCCATTATCTCGCGCCGATGCTTGCGGGGGTGAACCCGCACGGCACCGGCTGCACGTTCTCCGCCGCCGTGGCCGCAGGACTGGCGCGGGGCGTCGCGCTACCGGAGGCGGTGGCGGCGGGGAAACGCTTTATTTCCCGGGCGATCGGGGGGCGGTTTTTGTACGGGCAGGACGGGGCGGGGAAGCCTTATCAGCTTTTGAACCACTTCGTTTCTTCGGCGGAGTAG
- the mnmE gene encoding tRNA uridine-5-carboxymethylaminomethyl(34) synthesis GTPase MnmE produces MSPDTIIAPATPPGTSALALIRVSGPEARAVVGTLLRKPVPWQPQRVYYRELFSPADGSLLDEVVLTFWQAPHSFTGEDLVEVSCHGNPLLVSRLLAACLAFGPEVRSARAGEFARRAFLNGKIDLTQAEAIGDLLAAGTDREIAGAQAMRAGRLGERIGGVRERIIDLLANLEAWIDFPDEDISPETGAAFAARVREAEAEVARLIATAPLGRILRQGIPTALVGAPNAGKSSLFNALLREDRAIVSPIPGTTRDVIETEARVGSLRLRLLDTAGHRETGDAVEAEGVRRAHRAAEGADLILHLFEASVPREARDFPMPAEGLHPGQVILPVATKADLGIAPENEDYLAVSVVTGAGLDQLARRIEVLLLGANLSENDDPLTVNTRQEGALRAAQAAFGKALEGLGASHPPELTSLALREAAAALAAVVGETTNEDVLDALFLKFCIGK; encoded by the coding sequence ATGTCCCCCGACACGATCATCGCCCCCGCCACGCCGCCCGGCACCTCGGCCCTCGCCCTGATCCGCGTCTCGGGGCCGGAGGCCCGCGCCGTCGTCGGGACGCTGCTGCGGAAGCCGGTGCCGTGGCAGCCCCAGCGGGTTTATTACCGGGAGCTCTTCTCTCCCGCCGACGGCAGCCTCCTCGACGAAGTCGTCCTGACGTTCTGGCAGGCCCCCCATTCGTTCACGGGGGAAGACCTCGTCGAGGTCTCGTGCCACGGCAATCCCCTCCTCGTCTCGCGCCTCCTCGCGGCCTGCCTCGCCTTCGGGCCGGAGGTCCGTTCCGCCCGCGCCGGGGAATTCGCCCGCCGCGCCTTCCTCAACGGGAAGATCGACCTCACCCAGGCCGAGGCGATCGGCGACCTCCTCGCCGCCGGGACCGACCGTGAGATCGCCGGGGCCCAGGCAATGCGGGCGGGCCGCCTCGGGGAGCGGATCGGCGGCGTCCGGGAACGGATCATCGACCTCCTCGCGAACCTCGAGGCCTGGATCGATTTCCCCGACGAGGATATCTCCCCCGAGACCGGGGCCGCCTTCGCCGCCCGCGTCCGGGAGGCCGAGGCCGAGGTCGCCCGCCTGATCGCCACCGCCCCGCTGGGCCGCATCCTGCGGCAGGGCATCCCCACCGCCCTCGTCGGCGCGCCGAACGCGGGGAAATCGAGCCTCTTCAACGCCCTCCTCCGCGAGGACCGCGCCATCGTCTCCCCCATCCCGGGGACGACGCGCGACGTGATCGAGACCGAGGCCCGCGTCGGCTCCCTCCGCCTCCGCCTCCTCGACACGGCGGGCCACCGGGAGACCGGCGACGCCGTCGAGGCCGAGGGCGTCCGCCGCGCCCACCGCGCCGCCGAGGGGGCCGACCTCATCCTCCACCTCTTCGAGGCCTCGGTGCCGCGCGAGGCCCGCGACTTCCCGATGCCCGCCGAGGGCCTTCATCCCGGGCAGGTCATCCTCCCCGTCGCCACGAAGGCCGACCTCGGCATCGCGCCGGAGAACGAGGACTACCTCGCCGTCTCCGTCGTCACCGGCGCGGGCCTCGACCAGCTCGCCCGACGGATCGAAGTCCTCCTCCTCGGCGCGAATCTTTCGGAGAACGACGACCCGCTCACCGTCAACACGCGCCAGGAGGGTGCCCTGCGCGCGGCCCAGGCGGCCTTTGGGAAGGCTTTGGAGGGGCTCGGGGCCTCGCACCCGCCCGAGCTCACCAGCCTCGCCCTGCGCGAAGCGGCAGCGGCCTTGGCCGCCGTCGTCGGGGAGACGACGAACGAGGATGTGCTCGACGCGTTGTTCTTGAAGTTTTGTATCGGGAAGTAG
- a CDS encoding aquaporin: protein MKAYIAEAIGTFALTFVSIGAISNQPFGGDLLLVSLAYGLTVAVFVSATAAISGGQLNPAITLGVWLAGKIRGPEALRYWIAQLTGAVLAGFAAKYLFGDVAVLKGTPTLQVTWFQGFFLEAITTFFLVFVVFGTAVDSRAPRLGGLAIGLTVTLGVLAAFPLTGAAMNPARVFGPAIASGSLRSWAAIVEHFVYWLGPLAGGAAGGYLYGRYLIQPEDTRRSS, encoded by the coding sequence ATGAAGGCTTACATTGCTGAAGCGATTGGCACCTTTGCTCTGACATTCGTCAGCATCGGGGCGATATCCAATCAGCCGTTTGGGGGCGACCTGCTATTGGTCTCCCTCGCATACGGGCTGACGGTCGCCGTATTTGTCTCCGCGACAGCAGCCATCTCAGGCGGGCAACTGAATCCAGCCATCACATTGGGCGTCTGGCTTGCGGGTAAGATCCGCGGCCCCGAAGCGCTCCGATACTGGATTGCCCAGCTTACGGGAGCCGTCCTTGCCGGCTTCGCCGCCAAATATCTTTTTGGCGACGTCGCGGTATTGAAGGGCACCCCCACGCTTCAGGTCACGTGGTTCCAGGGTTTTTTCCTGGAAGCCATAACGACGTTTTTCCTGGTCTTCGTCGTCTTCGGTACCGCAGTCGATTCCCGCGCCCCCCGTCTGGGTGGCTTGGCGATCGGCCTGACCGTGACGCTCGGCGTTCTTGCCGCCTTCCCCCTGACGGGCGCGGCGATGAACCCCGCGCGCGTCTTCGGTCCGGCCATCGCGTCGGGTTCCCTGCGCTCCTGGGCGGCGATCGTCGAACACTTCGTTTATTGGCTCGGACCACTGGCTGGAGGCGCTGCGGGAGGTTATCTCTACGGACGCTACCTGATTCAGCCGGAGGACACGAGACGGAGCAGCTAA
- a CDS encoding ApaG domain has product MPVALRELPEVRVALDRLELSTVFDGTPERPYAFIYHITIHNESEEIVTLKGRKWVVRDTRDEVSIHEGDGVAGEFPRLAPGESFHYSSYHLVSGSSSAEGAYLASGERGEGFLIRIPRFMMEVPGAVQVRA; this is encoded by the coding sequence GTGCCGGTTGCCCTCCGAGAACTCCCCGAAGTGCGCGTCGCCCTCGACCGCCTTGAACTCAGCACCGTATTCGACGGGACCCCGGAACGTCCCTACGCCTTCATCTACCATATTACGATTCACAACGAATCGGAAGAAATTGTGACATTGAAGGGCCGGAAGTGGGTCGTCCGCGACACGCGCGACGAGGTCTCCATCCACGAAGGCGACGGCGTCGCCGGGGAATTCCCCCGCCTCGCCCCCGGAGAGAGCTTCCACTACAGCAGCTACCACCTCGTCTCCGGCAGCAGCAGCGCCGAGGGCGCCTACCTCGCCTCCGGCGAGCGGGGCGAGGGCTTCCTTATCCGGATTCCCCGGTTCATGATGGAAGTCCCCGGTGCCGTCCAGGTCCGCGCCTAG